From Triticum aestivum cultivar Chinese Spring chromosome 4A, IWGSC CS RefSeq v2.1, whole genome shotgun sequence, a single genomic window includes:
- the LOC123083326 gene encoding probable carboxylesterase 5 — protein MHANKENDGRNISVDMYPFIREYKDGSIERFLRSPFVLASSDQAGNRGVATRDVVVDKATGVSVRLFLPSRAAETAGRNRLPLVLYVHGGSFCTESAFGRTYHRYATSLAASAGALVVSVEYRLAPEFPIPAAYDDAWAALQWAASLSDPWLASYADTARTFLAGDSAGGNIVYQTAVRASHEVNDDMMNIAGLIMVHPYFWGANRLPSELAWADDSEGAAAVFPPYGVDRLWPFVTAGQAGNDDPRIDPPASEISSLACRRVLIAVAGKDTLRERGLDMAASMLDHDAPWPWMMQGRREVTVVESEGEDHGFHLYSPLRATSKRLMGSIVEFINQQPNSSPANPMVLGVPTTPFKDVFGYGMAMKSWGTRSSLASNSATYLKIGRVGPSNKISVLLPMPAGNARHKRPFSAAVPWSCVINNFF, from the coding sequence ATGCATGCAAACAAGGAGAACGACGGACGTAACATCTCCGTGGACATGTACCCGTTCATACGCGAGTACAAGGACGGAAGCATCGAGCGTTTcctacgcagcccattcgtgctgGCGTCGTCGGATCAGGCCGGCAACCGTGGAGTGGCAACGAGGGACGTCGTCGTCGACAAGGCCACCGGCGTGTCTGTGCGCCTGTTCCTCCCGTCCCGTGCCGCCGAGACCGCAGGCAGGAATCGGCTTCCTCTCGTCCTCTACGTCCATGGCGGCTCGTTCTGCACGGAGAGCGCTTTCGGCCGTACGTACCACCGCTACGCGACCTCCCTCGCCGCCAGCGCCGGAGCCCTCGTCGTGTCGGTGGAGTACCGTCTAGCGCCGGAGTTCCCCATACCTGCGGCCTACGACGACGCGTGGGCCGCGCTCCAGTGGGCGGCGTCCTTGTCCGACCCGTGGCTGGCCAGCTACGCCGACACTGCACGCACGTTCCTGGCCGGCGACAGCGCCGGCGGCAACATCGTTTACCAGACCGCAGTCCGCGCCAGCCACGAAGTCAACGACGACATGATGAACATTGCGGGCCTGATCATGGTGCACCCTTACTTCTGGGGAGCCAATCGGCTGCCCTCGGAGCTCGCGTGGGCGGACGACAGCGAGGGTGCCGCGGCGGTGTTCCCACCGTACGGGGTGGACCGGCTGTGGCCATTCGTCACGGCCGGCCAGGCCGGCAACGACGACCCCCGAATCGATCCTCCGGCCTCGGAGATCTCATCGCTGGCTTGCCGCCGCGTGCTCATCGCCGTTGCCGGCAAGGATACTCTGCGGGAGCGCGGCCTCGACATGGCGGCCAGCATGCTTGATCACGACGCGCCGTGGCCTTGGATGATGCAGGGGCGCCGCGAGGTGACGGTGGTGGAGTCGGAGGGCGAGGACCACGGCTTCCACCTCTACAGTCCGCTGAGGGCCACCAGCAAGAGGCTCATGGGGAGCATCGTGGAGTTCATAAACCAGCAGCCCAACTCGTCGCCTGCTAATCCTATGGTGCTTGGAGTGCCGACGACGCCGTTCAAGGACGTGTTTGGGTATGGCATGGCCATGAAGTCCTGGGGCACACGCTCCAGTCTGGCTAGTAACAGTGCTACTTACCTGAAAATTGGAAGGGTTGGGCCATCCAACAAAATCTCAGTTCTACTGCCGATGCCTGCTGGTAACGCTCGTCACAAACGTCCATTTTCTGCTGCTGTTCCGTGGAGTTGTGTGATCAACAACTTTTTCTAG